The following is a genomic window from Photobacterium sp. GJ3.
AAGATTCTGAGCTATCTGGAAATCGGCCGCCAGGAAGGGGCTGAAGTCTTACTGGGGGTGATGTAGCAGTGCAGTCCGGAGAGATTGCATCCGGCTATTACATCGCACCGACCCTGCTGAAAGGCAATAACAAGATGCGCGTCTTTCAGGAAGAAATCTTTGGTCCGGTCATTGCGGTCACCACCTTCAAGGATGAAGCCGAAGCGCTGGCAATTGCCAATGACACCGAATACGGCTTGGGCGCCGGGGTGTGGACACGGGACGCCAACCGCGCTTATCGCATGGGCCGGCAAATCGAAGCTGGCCGGATCTGGGTCAACTGCTACCACGCCTACCCCGCTCATGCAGCCTTTGGCGGCTATAAGAAATCCGGGATTGGCCGTGAAACCCACAAGATGATGCTGGATCACTATCAGAACACCAAAAACCTGCTGGTGAGCTACGATGTGAATCCCCTGGGTTTCTTCTGACTTATCGGTAATAGAGCAAACAGCCGGTCTGATGACCGGCTGTTGAATGTCGTATTTACTGAATCAGCAAACGGACTTTTTCCAGATCTTCCGGGGTATCAACACCGGCTGGGGGAGGATCAATCGCGACATCGACATGGATTTTCTCACCATGCCAGAGCACACGCAGTTGTTCGAGCGACTCGATCTTCTCGAGCGTGCTGGGCTCCCAATGGATGTAAGTGTTAATGAAACCCGCCCGGTAGGCATAAATCCCAATGTGACGCAGCAGGTTCTGATGAATCTCCTGCGGGCGTTTTGCGAAGTTATCGCGATCCCACGGAATCGATGCACGGCTGAAATATAAGGCGTAGCCGTTTTTATCTGTCACCACTTTGACCGCATTGGGGTTGAACACTTCATCCGCATGATCAATTTCAACCGCAAGCGTTGCCATGGGTGCATCACTCCGGGCCAGATTATCTGCAACCTGACGAATGATGCTTGGCGGAATCATGGGCTCATCGCCCTGCACATTCACAACGATTTCATCTGCGGCCAACTGGTATTGTTCAACCACTTCCGCCAGACGTTCCGTACCGGATTCATGATCCGTGCGCGTCATGCACACTTCACCGCCGAACGCTTTCACAGCATCGGCAATACGTTGATCATCTGTTGCAACAATCACCTGAGAAGCGCCCGCTTTACAGGCCTGCTCGTATACCCATTGGATCATCGGTTTTCCGGCGATATCAGCCAGTGGTTTACCCGGTAGCCGGGAAGACTGATAACGCGCGGGAATAATGACAGTAAATGCCATTACATCACCTCTTCTGCGCTCAGGGTACGGGCTTCCGGCTCCAGCAGCACAGGAATACCGTCTTGGATCGGATACGCCAGGCGATCAAACTTACAGATCAGCTCATGGTTGTCTTTGTCAAAGTGCAGCTTCCCTTTACAAACCGGGCAGGCAATGATTTCAAGCAGACGATGATCCATATTCTTCCTTCACTTTTATGATTTGATTAATTAATGCAGTGGCCTGAGGCTCTGAGAGTTTGGCATCAACCGGCAGATACCACCAGTTGGGCTGCGCGAATGACTGGCATTTCACTGCATCTTTTTCGGTCATGACCAAATGTTGGCCTTTCGCAGCCAGATCCGCCAGTTCACTGGCCTGAAAGGCCTGATGATCCGCAAATGGCTGACAGTATACCGGCTGGACATTCAATTGATTCAGCGTGGCAAAAAATCGCGGCGGATGGCCAATGCCCGCCATGGCGACCACATCCTGTAAGCTACTGGCATCCCGTCGTTCACCCGTTACCAGATTCACCATCTGACCCGGCGACAGTTGCATGGCGATTTCTCCGGGCTTGGCGTCACCGCCGTTGCAGATCAGAAAATCCACGGAGGCCAGACGCGCACAACTTTCACGCAACGGGCCAGACGGAATCATCTGTTCGTTCCCGAACCGGCGCTTGCCGTCAATCACGACGATTTCCAGCGCTCTGTCGAGTGCGTAATGCTGCAGGCCATCATCAGTGATGATCACATCCACTTCAGACTCCAAAGCCTGCACGGCCTCCGCACGTTTCGGTGCAACCACCACAGGCGCACCTGTTCTTTTCGCGATCAGAACCGGCTCGTCACCTGCTTCTGCCGTCGTCGTTTCTGCCGTCAGCCGCAGTGGGTACTGTGCCGCCTTGCCGCCATAACCGCGGGAAACGACACCCACCCGGTAGCCTTTCGCCTGTAACTGCTCGACCAGCCAGATCACCACCGGCGTTTTACCATTCCCGCCAGCAGTAATATTCCCCACCACCACCACAGGCACAGCGGCACGGTAGGCTGGCTTTTTGCCGCTCAGAAAATCACGACGCCGGGCACGGCTGATCCAGCCATACACCTGACTCAAGGGCCAGAACACAGGCGCAAGCGCCCACCCGGCGGGGTGGCGCTCAAACCAGATTTTTTCGATCAGGTTCGCCATAAAGTGCCTGCTCAGTCACCAAACTGAATGCGGTGAAGCTGTGCGTAGGCGCCGTCTTTTTCCAGCAGCTTCGCATGCACACCACGTTCAATGATTTCACCTTCGTCCACCACCAGAATTTCATCGGCGTTCTCAATCGTCGACAGGCGGTGTGCGATCACCAGCACCGTTTTATCTTTCTGGAGTTCATCCAGCGCGGCCTGAATGGCCCGCTCAGATTCGGTATCCAGCGCCGAGGTTGCCTCGTCCAGAATCAGGATCGGTGCATCACGCAGCAATGCCCGGGCGATCGCAATCCGCTGACGCTGACCACCGGACAGGCTCACACCGTTTTCACCGATCACGGTGTCCAGCCCCTGCTCCATGCCATTAATGAAGTCCATCGCGTAAGCCAGCTCAGCGGCTTTTTCGATGTCTTCACGGCTGAAACGATCCCCACTGGCGTAAGCGATGTTGTTCGCGATGGTGTCATTAAACAAGTGAACGTTCTGAGACACAATCGCAACCTGATCACGCAGATTCGACAAGCGATAATCGTGAATATCCCGCGCATCAATAGCGATCAAACCGGAATCAATGTCGTAAAAACGGGTCAGCAGATTGGCAATGGTACTTTTCCCGGAACCGGAGCGGCCAACCAGCGCCAGTGTCTTACCGGCAGGCAGTTCAAAACTGACATTGCGCAGCGCAGGCGTCTCTTTGGTCGGATAGGTAAAGGTCACATCTTTGAATGCCACATCTCCTTTGACGCGAGTCGGCGCATGTGTCCCGTGATCTTTTTCAGTTTCCAGTTCCATCAGGCCAAACAAAGTCTGGCAGGCGGCCATCCCGCGCTGGAACTGCGACGTCACATTGGTCAGGGCTTTCAGCGGACGCATCATGCCGAACATGGCACCAAAGATCAGGGCAAACGTCCCCGGCGTCAGCTCATTGCGAAGACTCTCGGTATTTGCCAGCACCAGCACAGCGACCAGCGCCATCGATGCAATCAGCTGAATCACCGGGTTCGCAATCGCCTGGGCAGACACCAGCTTCATGGTTTGCTGACGCATGCGGTTGCTGACTTTTTCAAAGCGTTGCTGTTCGACCTGCTGACCGCCGTAGCTCAGGACCACTTTGTGGCCTTTGAGCATCTGCTCTGCCGACGAGGTCACTGAGCCCATGGTGTCTTGCATGTTTTTAGAAATCTTACGGAAGCGTTTCGACACGATCCGAATACTGATCGCGACAACAGGCGCAATCACGAGCAGGATTGCCGACAACTGCCAGCTGTTCCAGAACATCATGCCCATCAGCGCAATAATGGTCGCCCCTTCACGGACCAGACTGACCAGCGCGCTGCTGGTTGCCGAGGCAACCTGCTCGGTATCGTAAGTAATGCGTGACAGCAGTGAGCCCGCAGATTCTTTGTCGAAAAAGCTCACCGGCATTTTCATGAAGTGATTAAACACCTGACGACGCATGTTCATGACCACGTTCCCGGAAACCCAGGACAGGCAATACGTCGAGACAAACCCGCTGATCCCACGAACCAGCATCAGGCCCAGAAGATAAAACGGCATCACCGCCAGAAAGTTGGATTCGACACTGTCCAGCCCTCCGAAACTTTCATCCATCAGCGGCTTAATCATTGAAAGCATCAGTGCATCGCTGGTGGCATTCACAACCAGAGCGATAACAGCGGCAACCAGTCCTGCTTTGTATAAACTGATAGATGGCCAGAGTCGTTTGAACGTATCCCAAGTGGATTGATCGTTTACTTGTGTCATGTAAAACCGATGGTTATCTGTGATTGGCGGCTATTCTACTCGTTAACTTGAGATGCACCAAGTCGGTAACGGTCTCATGACAGCCTCTTGTGTTTGTTTTTTCAGCAATCTGAACCTATCGGCAGCAATCAACAGATGAAGGTCTGAACAAAGTCTGGTACCAACCCCGCCGGATATCCTGCCGATACCGGACCACGTCAATCTGTCCCTGATGAATACGTAAGCGGATTTGTCCGTTTTCTGCGGTATCCAGCCAGTCGATTCCCCGCGAGAGATACCGCGCTTTCACCTGCGCGGATGGCAAAGGCCACGGGCTGTATCTGCCTGTTGAGACCAGCGCATAACGCATGTCCAGAGACTGCAACCAGGTCTGCGTCGAAGACGTCTGACTGCCATGATGCGGAACCAGTAAAATGTCTGCTTTGAGCCTGGGCTCCAGCTTTGCCAGTAAAAGCTCAGAAATGGCATCAATGTCACCGGTCAGCAAAACCGTTGTTACTGCGTCCGGGTTCAAAAGCCGATCGCTGACTTCGACAACACAGGAATGCGGATTTCCCGCCCGTGCCACCCGTTTTGGCGGCCAGAGCACCCGAAAGCTCAGATCCTGCCAGCGCCAAGCCTGACCGCGGACACAAGGCGCAAATCTGGCCCGGTGATCGCTGCTTCGCTGCCAGTCTGGATTCAGGCGTGTGATCGCATCCTGTGCCCCACCGGCGTGGTCGGCATCGGCATGACTGAGGATCAGACCATCCAAGCGAGTGATCCCCTGAGCCCTGAGCACGGGTTCTATGACGGATAACACCATGCTGCCGCCTGGCCAGCGAATGCCGGTATCATATAACACAGCCCGTTCTTGTCGCTGAATCAGCACCGCCAGACCGTGCCCCACATCCAGCATATCAATGCGCCAGTCTTGCGGCGGTAGCACCTGCTGCTGATACCATGCCCGAATGCCGAGCAACGCAATCAATAAACTCAGTTGCAGTCCCACAAACTGACGCCAGGGCAGAAACCACCCGATCATCACTGCAGCAACGGCAATCAACAACCCCGCAAACACAGTTTCTGATAACGGCCACCAGCCTCCTACAGCCAATTCCCCCAGCCACACAACCGGTGTGATTGAATGGTCCGCCCATTGCCAGAACAGCCCGGAAAGGGAGGGAAAAGCCATCAGCGACACAGCAGCCAGCACCAAAGGCACAGTCACCAGGCTCACCCAAGGCACCGCCATCAGATTCATCAGGGGCGACAGCGGTGAAATACCGCCGAACCAGATCCACTGAAACGGCAACATCAGTCCGAGTAAAATCAGTTGTAGCAGTGCATACACCCGCAGTGTTTCCCGCCAGACAACCGGAAGCGACTCCCGCATTCCCTTCCGCCGCCGAATCCCGCCGGTATTGGCAAGATAGAGCACCAGAACCGCCCCAAACGATAACCACAACCCGGCCGAATATGAAGCCAGCGGATCCAGCAACAGACAAACTGCCAGCACGACCAGCCAGATCCGTAAGCCATCCCAGACGATGCCACACCGGATCAGTAACAAACAAAACGCCGACATCAGCAAAGCTCTTTGTGTCGGTATGCTGAACCCGGCCAGCCAGGCATACCCGCAGGCGAGTCCGAGCGCGAGCCATAACGGGAGCCAGCCCAGCCAATTGCTCTCAGGCAACCCACCCCGTATCCGACCCCCAAGCCACCAGCCCATCGCAACCACAAGACCGATATGCAGCCCGGATATCGCCATCAGATGCGCTAAACCACTATCCCTCAGCATGACCCAGTCATCCTGACCCAATCCGTCGCGCTCTCCAAAACTCAGTGCGAGCAGATAAGCCTGATGCGTCAAACCTTCTGTCAGACGCAATGCCCGTTCATAGAAGCGCTGTCTGAGAGAGACTGAATCCGGTGCGGACAATAACTCCCCGGACAAGACCGTTCCCGTCCCGTGAATCCCGGCGCCCAATGCATACCGCTCTGCATCAAATCCCGCAAGATTCACCCGGCCACTCGGACGCCGGACGCGCACCGTCAGTTGCCAGTCTTGCCCTTGCCTTAAAACAGGTCCTTCAGGCCAGTCGAGATGTAACTGCATGTTTTCTTTGCGCAGAAGATCGCGCTCCTTCACAGACTTCACAAAGAAATGGAACCGGTTATCAAGAATATTGTGATTTATTAGGCTGCGAACCT
Proteins encoded in this region:
- the kdsB gene encoding 3-deoxy-manno-octulosonate cytidylyltransferase, with the protein product MAFTVIIPARYQSSRLPGKPLADIAGKPMIQWVYEQACKAGASQVIVATDDQRIADAVKAFGGEVCMTRTDHESGTERLAEVVEQYQLAADEIVVNVQGDEPMIPPSIIRQVADNLARSDAPMATLAVEIDHADEVFNPNAVKVVTDKNGYALYFSRASIPWDRDNFAKRPQEIHQNLLRHIGIYAYRAGFINTYIHWEPSTLEKIESLEQLRVLWHGEKIHVDVAIDPPPAGVDTPEDLEKVRLLIQ
- a CDS encoding Trm112 family protein, with amino-acid sequence MDHRLLEIIACPVCKGKLHFDKDNHELICKFDRLAYPIQDGIPVLLEPEARTLSAEEVM
- the lpxK gene encoding tetraacyldisaccharide 4'-kinase, with product MANLIEKIWFERHPAGWALAPVFWPLSQVYGWISRARRRDFLSGKKPAYRAAVPVVVVGNITAGGNGKTPVVIWLVEQLQAKGYRVGVVSRGYGGKAAQYPLRLTAETTTAEAGDEPVLIAKRTGAPVVVAPKRAEAVQALESEVDVIITDDGLQHYALDRALEIVVIDGKRRFGNEQMIPSGPLRESCARLASVDFLICNGGDAKPGEIAMQLSPGQMVNLVTGERRDASSLQDVVAMAGIGHPPRFFATLNQLNVQPVYCQPFADHQAFQASELADLAAKGQHLVMTEKDAVKCQSFAQPNWWYLPVDAKLSEPQATALINQIIKVKEEYGSSSA
- the msbA gene encoding lipid A ABC transporter ATP-binding protein/permease MsbA gives rise to the protein MTQVNDQSTWDTFKRLWPSISLYKAGLVAAVIALVVNATSDALMLSMIKPLMDESFGGLDSVESNFLAVMPFYLLGLMLVRGISGFVSTYCLSWVSGNVVMNMRRQVFNHFMKMPVSFFDKESAGSLLSRITYDTEQVASATSSALVSLVREGATIIALMGMMFWNSWQLSAILLVIAPVVAISIRIVSKRFRKISKNMQDTMGSVTSSAEQMLKGHKVVLSYGGQQVEQQRFEKVSNRMRQQTMKLVSAQAIANPVIQLIASMALVAVLVLANTESLRNELTPGTFALIFGAMFGMMRPLKALTNVTSQFQRGMAACQTLFGLMELETEKDHGTHAPTRVKGDVAFKDVTFTYPTKETPALRNVSFELPAGKTLALVGRSGSGKSTIANLLTRFYDIDSGLIAIDARDIHDYRLSNLRDQVAIVSQNVHLFNDTIANNIAYASGDRFSREDIEKAAELAYAMDFINGMEQGLDTVIGENGVSLSGGQRQRIAIARALLRDAPILILDEATSALDTESERAIQAALDELQKDKTVLVIAHRLSTIENADEILVVDEGEIIERGVHAKLLEKDGAYAQLHRIQFGD
- a CDS encoding DNA internalization-related competence protein ComEC/Rec2, whose product is MRRVVTMYQMTAGLILGILSLHYWPSMPDYIWLITAMIIGGAIFLYLRIVFVLVFALGGLWAWWHAADYGQTVNRLPQERENITIVGEVRSLINHNILDNRFHFFVKSVKERDLLRKENMQLHLDWPEGPVLRQGQDWQLTVRVRRPSGRVNLAGFDAERYALGAGIHGTGTVLSGELLSAPDSVSLRQRFYERALRLTEGLTHQAYLLALSFGERDGLGQDDWVMLRDSGLAHLMAISGLHIGLVVAMGWWLGGRIRGGLPESNWLGWLPLWLALGLACGYAWLAGFSIPTQRALLMSAFCLLLIRCGIVWDGLRIWLVVLAVCLLLDPLASYSAGLWLSFGAVLVLYLANTGGIRRRKGMRESLPVVWRETLRVYALLQLILLGLMLPFQWIWFGGISPLSPLMNLMAVPWVSLVTVPLVLAAVSLMAFPSLSGLFWQWADHSITPVVWLGELAVGGWWPLSETVFAGLLIAVAAVMIGWFLPWRQFVGLQLSLLIALLGIRAWYQQQVLPPQDWRIDMLDVGHGLAVLIQRQERAVLYDTGIRWPGGSMVLSVIEPVLRAQGITRLDGLILSHADADHAGGAQDAITRLNPDWQRSSDHRARFAPCVRGQAWRWQDLSFRVLWPPKRVARAGNPHSCVVEVSDRLLNPDAVTTVLLTGDIDAISELLLAKLEPRLKADILLVPHHGSQTSSTQTWLQSLDMRYALVSTGRYSPWPLPSAQVKARYLSRGIDWLDTAENGQIRLRIHQGQIDVVRYRQDIRRGWYQTLFRPSSVDCCR